The following are encoded in a window of Sandaracinaceae bacterium genomic DNA:
- a CDS encoding molybdopterin-dependent oxidoreductase, whose amino-acid sequence MTETHHTFCRICESLCGLEVTTNEGRVVQIRPDKDHVATDGYGCVKGLKQHKMYDSPDRLKYPLKRVGNKFERISWEQAIREIGAKVAQLRGIHPDSIAMYVGTAAGFGVLHPVFAAGFMQGVGSGSLYASATQDCANKFAVSKQLYGFPFSLSFPDIDRTECLIIVGANPAISKWSFLQVSNPIKRLRAMEARGAKLYVVDPRRTETARVAGEYVGIRPNTDVFFYLSFLHELLAQGGVDRTRVAHFMKHFDELAALAKDWSPERTEAVTHVPAPKLREMVTAYRTAKGAALYCSTGVNMGTHGSLAFWLQEAINAISGNLDRSGGTLVGKGVFDFAAFGKRTGMLLSGHKGRIGGFEAVNDALPGGVLADEIFTPGDRQVRALFVTGGNPLITMSNANRLREAFTKLELLVCLDIQMSETAHLAHYVLPCTSPLQRPDLPFVFPLLLGMQSRPYLQATREVIPPEGEQRDEATIYTQIAQAAGVSLFKGKPLQLLLEALIRRQQRKHPSLQPAIPQEGILNLLLRITRQGSFESLLKHTHGREREEHEAGSFLGKRVIHPDGRMDLAPAPLVAEAKKLEATFAQEYAQRDALKLITKRAITTHNSWTHNIEDFIEGGTNYLYMHPDDAAKRGLEAGDMVDVRTKTAAVRVPMQLLSELLPGVCALPHGWGHQHATGMSVASRTRGVNVNVLAADGADRIEQVSGMAHLTGFIVDVSKAAGPQDPESWSGMPEDRFQAAQL is encoded by the coding sequence ATGACCGAGACCCACCACACGTTCTGTCGCATCTGCGAGTCGCTCTGCGGTCTCGAGGTCACCACCAACGAAGGCCGCGTCGTCCAGATTCGCCCCGACAAGGACCACGTGGCCACCGACGGCTACGGCTGTGTGAAGGGCCTCAAGCAGCACAAGATGTACGACTCGCCGGACCGCTTGAAGTACCCGCTCAAGCGCGTGGGCAACAAGTTCGAGCGCATCTCGTGGGAGCAGGCCATCCGCGAGATCGGCGCCAAGGTGGCGCAGCTGCGCGGCATCCACCCCGACAGCATCGCCATGTACGTGGGCACGGCAGCGGGCTTCGGCGTGCTGCACCCCGTGTTCGCGGCGGGCTTCATGCAGGGCGTGGGCTCGGGCAGCCTGTACGCGTCGGCCACGCAGGACTGCGCCAACAAGTTCGCGGTCAGCAAGCAGCTCTACGGCTTCCCCTTCAGCCTGAGCTTCCCGGACATCGACCGCACCGAGTGCTTGATCATCGTGGGCGCCAACCCGGCCATCTCGAAGTGGTCGTTCCTGCAAGTGAGCAACCCCATCAAGCGCCTGCGCGCCATGGAGGCCCGCGGGGCGAAGCTCTATGTGGTGGACCCGCGGCGCACCGAGACGGCGCGCGTGGCCGGCGAGTACGTGGGCATCCGCCCCAACACCGACGTGTTCTTCTACCTGTCGTTCCTGCACGAGCTGCTGGCGCAGGGGGGCGTGGACCGCACCCGCGTCGCGCACTTCATGAAGCACTTCGATGAGCTCGCGGCGCTGGCCAAGGACTGGAGCCCCGAGCGCACCGAGGCGGTCACTCATGTCCCTGCGCCGAAGCTGCGCGAGATGGTCACGGCCTACCGCACGGCCAAGGGCGCGGCACTCTACTGCTCCACCGGCGTGAACATGGGCACGCACGGGTCGCTCGCGTTCTGGCTGCAAGAGGCCATCAACGCGATCAGCGGCAACCTCGACCGCAGCGGCGGCACCCTGGTGGGCAAGGGGGTCTTCGACTTCGCCGCGTTCGGCAAGCGCACCGGCATGCTGCTCAGCGGCCACAAGGGGCGCATTGGCGGCTTCGAGGCCGTGAACGACGCGCTGCCCGGCGGCGTGCTGGCCGACGAGATCTTCACGCCCGGCGACCGTCAGGTGCGCGCGCTGTTCGTGACGGGTGGCAACCCGCTCATCACCATGAGCAACGCCAACCGCCTGCGCGAGGCCTTCACCAAGCTGGAGCTGCTGGTCTGCCTGGACATCCAGATGAGCGAGACGGCGCACCTCGCGCACTACGTGCTGCCGTGCACGTCGCCGCTGCAGCGCCCCGACCTGCCCTTCGTGTTCCCGCTGCTGCTGGGCATGCAGTCGCGCCCGTACCTGCAGGCCACGCGGGAGGTCATCCCGCCCGAGGGAGAGCAACGCGACGAGGCCACCATCTACACGCAGATCGCGCAGGCCGCGGGCGTGAGCCTGTTCAAGGGCAAGCCGCTGCAGCTGTTGCTGGAAGCGCTCATTCGGCGCCAGCAGCGCAAGCACCCTTCGCTACAGCCGGCCATCCCGCAGGAGGGCATCCTCAACCTGCTGCTGCGCATCACCCGCCAGGGCAGCTTCGAGTCGCTGCTGAAGCACACGCACGGGCGCGAGCGCGAGGAGCACGAGGCAGGCTCGTTCCTGGGCAAGCGCGTGATTCACCCCGATGGGCGCATGGACTTGGCGCCGGCGCCGCTGGTGGCCGAAGCCAAGAAGCTCGAGGCCACCTTCGCGCAGGAGTACGCGCAGCGCGACGCGCTCAAGCTCATCACCAAGCGCGCCATCACCACGCACAACAGCTGGACGCACAACATCGAGGACTTCATCGAGGGCGGCACCAACTACCTGTACATGCACCCGGATGACGCGGCGAAGCGCGGGCTCGAGGCGGGCGACATGGTGGACGTGCGCACCAAGACGGCCGCCGTGCGCGTGCCCATGCAGCTCTTGTCGGAGCTGTTGCCGGGTGTCTGCGCCCTGCCGCACGGCTGGGGGCACCAGCACGCCACGGGCATGTCGGTGGCCAGCCGCACGCGCGGGGTGAACGTGAACGTGCTCGCCGCCGACGGCGCCGACCGCATCGAGCAGGTGTCCGGCATGGCGCACCTCACGGGTTTCATCGTGGACGTGAGCAAGGCCGCGGGTCCGCAAGACCCCGAGAGCTGGAGCGGCATGCCGGAAGACCGCTTCCAGGCGGCGCAGCTGTAG
- a CDS encoding tetratricopeptide repeat protein: protein MGDDAGALEQYDAAFRIDLTNVAILRDLGVLTHRTADYDRAQKTFRALLLQKLQPSDGLSKADVYFYLGDISHQQGEGSKAISMLERAVAEDSSHTRAATLLATLKS from the coding sequence ATGGGCGACGACGCCGGCGCGCTCGAGCAGTACGACGCGGCCTTCCGCATCGACCTGACCAACGTGGCCATCCTGCGCGACCTGGGCGTGCTCACGCATCGCACGGCGGACTACGACCGCGCTCAGAAGACCTTCCGCGCGCTGCTGCTCCAGAAGCTGCAGCCGAGCGACGGGCTCTCGAAGGCGGACGTCTACTTCTACCTGGGCGACATCTCGCACCAGCAGGGGGAGGGCAGCAAGGCCATCTCCATGCTGGAGCGCGCCGTGGCCGAGGACTCGTCGCATACGCGGGCTGCAACACTGCTGGCCACCCTCAAGAGCTGA
- a CDS encoding flippase-like domain-containing protein: protein MRAADTDVVVGGSSSEHVDVVHVGVSTRGVVRKVMWGTLFGALVMAGLTFYADARQLGRALGSLDLRYFAVALALASSNFGLRFLRWQYYLRCVGVSVPWARSARVFLAGFVMSVTPGKLGEVFKSMLLFESDGVPLARTAPIVLAERITDLIALVTLAAIGSLAFPSATGAAIAGGATVLALLALIGVRPIGDLALRVAGHVPGVRRAVPAAHVALDSLRTMLRPGSLLTTSALGVVSWSLECAALFVLVHGFPGLTIAPLAAIFAYAAPTIVGALAMLPGGVGLTEVGMTGALLEVGGSAITRGSAGAITILIRLATLWWAVLLGLLALVAFRRHDAPRIPLETRVVTNTSP from the coding sequence GTGCGCGCCGCGGACACTGACGTGGTGGTCGGCGGGTCGTCGTCGGAGCACGTGGACGTGGTGCACGTGGGCGTGTCCACGCGTGGCGTGGTGCGCAAGGTCATGTGGGGCACGCTCTTCGGCGCGCTGGTCATGGCGGGCCTCACGTTCTACGCAGACGCGCGGCAGCTGGGGCGGGCGCTCGGAAGCCTCGACCTTCGCTACTTCGCGGTGGCCCTCGCGCTGGCCAGCTCCAACTTCGGGCTGCGGTTCTTGCGCTGGCAGTACTACCTGCGCTGCGTGGGCGTGAGCGTGCCGTGGGCGCGCAGCGCGCGGGTGTTCCTGGCGGGCTTCGTCATGAGCGTGACCCCCGGCAAGCTGGGCGAGGTGTTCAAGTCCATGCTGCTCTTCGAGTCGGACGGCGTGCCGCTCGCTCGGACCGCGCCCATCGTGCTGGCCGAGCGCATCACGGACCTGATCGCGCTCGTGACGCTGGCTGCCATCGGGAGCCTCGCGTTTCCTTCGGCCACGGGCGCCGCCATCGCGGGTGGCGCCACGGTCCTCGCGCTGCTGGCTCTGATCGGTGTGCGTCCCATCGGGGATCTGGCGCTGCGGGTCGCGGGCCACGTGCCGGGTGTTCGCCGCGCCGTCCCCGCAGCCCACGTGGCCCTCGACAGCCTACGCACCATGCTGCGGCCCGGCTCGCTGCTGACCACCAGCGCGCTCGGCGTGGTCTCGTGGAGCCTCGAGTGCGCCGCGCTGTTCGTGCTGGTGCATGGGTTTCCCGGGCTGACGATCGCCCCGCTCGCGGCCATCTTCGCCTACGCCGCCCCCACCATCGTAGGCGCCCTGGCCATGCTGCCGGGGGGCGTGGGCCTCACCGAAGTGGGCATGACCGGCGCGCTGCTCGAGGTGGGCGGCAGCGCGATCACCCGTGGGAGCGCAGGCGCCATCACCATCCTGATCCGGCTCGCGACCCTGTGGTGGGCGGTGCTCCTGGGGCTGCTCGCGCTGGTTGCCTTTCGCCGCCATGACGCACCCCGCATCCCTCTTGAAACAAGAGTCGTGACCAACACGTCACCGTAA
- the pgsA gene encoding CDP-diacylglycerol--glycerol-3-phosphate 3-phosphatidyltransferase — protein MANEKRTLKPKIRSSIRADAINVPNLLTMARVVMIPLVLWLIADGTPAACFWAAMVYMVTAITDALDGWLARRMGLISILGKFLDPLADKLLVMASLVWLAYLGRLPLPGVIAVIIMESRELGVTALRTIALSEGVVMAAGQGGKEKTALQMVAILLLIVYHPYQINFGFTTLWVDMGQVGLAMLYLSLFFAITSAGEYIKLFVEAVEAKEHRLAEESEAEE, from the coding sequence ATGGCCAACGAGAAGCGCACGCTCAAGCCCAAGATCCGGAGCAGCATTCGGGCGGACGCCATCAACGTCCCCAACCTGCTGACCATGGCGCGCGTGGTCATGATCCCGCTGGTGCTCTGGCTCATCGCCGACGGCACGCCGGCCGCCTGCTTCTGGGCGGCCATGGTCTACATGGTGACCGCCATCACGGACGCCCTCGATGGCTGGCTGGCGCGCCGCATGGGCCTCATCAGCATCCTCGGCAAGTTCCTGGACCCGCTGGCGGACAAGCTGCTGGTCATGGCGTCGCTCGTCTGGCTCGCGTACCTGGGGCGCCTGCCGCTGCCCGGTGTCATCGCGGTCATCATCATGGAGAGCCGCGAGCTCGGGGTCACCGCGCTGCGCACCATCGCGCTGAGTGAGGGCGTGGTCATGGCGGCGGGGCAGGGTGGCAAGGAGAAGACGGCGCTGCAGATGGTCGCCATCCTGCTGCTCATCGTCTACCACCCGTACCAAATCAACTTCGGCTTCACCACGCTGTGGGTGGACATGGGGCAGGTGGGCCTCGCCATGCTGTACCTCAGCCTGTTCTTCGCCATCACCAGCGCGGGCGAGTACATCAAGCTGTTCGTGGAGGCGGTGGAGGCCAAAGAGCACCGCCTGGCCGAAGAGAGCGAAGCCGAGGAGTAG
- a CDS encoding hydroxymethylglutaryl-CoA lyase translates to MAIFDSLPASVSIYEVSPRDGLQNESAQVATHAKVRLIEALIDAGLKRIEVTSFVSAKWVPQMSDADQVCRMVEKPADVTFSALVPNARGLERALAGGIDEAAVFLSASETHNRKNVNKSVAETLRAFEEVIAPALRSHMAVRGYVSTVWGCPYEGPVDPEAALRIAQELLSRGCYQVSLGDTIGVGTPLQTRRILEVFLREIPAEKIALHLHDTRGTALANVLVGLEMGITTYDSSVGGLGGCPYAPGAAGNLATEDLAYTLSGMGIETGVDLEKVWRAGQVAEAIVGRELPGKVHKAGIRSLAH, encoded by the coding sequence ATGGCCATCTTCGACTCCCTCCCGGCGTCCGTCTCCATCTACGAGGTCTCCCCCCGCGACGGCCTCCAGAACGAGAGCGCCCAGGTCGCCACCCACGCGAAAGTGCGCTTGATCGAGGCGCTGATCGACGCCGGCCTGAAGCGCATCGAGGTCACCAGCTTCGTGTCCGCCAAGTGGGTCCCGCAGATGTCCGACGCGGACCAGGTCTGCCGCATGGTGGAGAAGCCGGCCGATGTGACGTTCTCGGCCCTGGTGCCCAACGCCCGCGGCCTCGAGCGCGCGCTGGCCGGCGGCATCGATGAAGCGGCCGTGTTCTTGAGCGCCAGCGAGACCCACAACCGCAAGAACGTGAACAAGAGCGTCGCCGAGACGCTGCGCGCCTTCGAGGAGGTCATCGCCCCCGCCCTGCGCAGCCACATGGCGGTGCGCGGCTACGTCTCCACGGTGTGGGGCTGCCCGTACGAAGGTCCCGTCGATCCCGAGGCGGCCCTGCGCATCGCCCAAGAGCTGCTCTCGCGGGGCTGCTACCAGGTGTCGCTCGGAGACACCATCGGCGTGGGCACCCCGCTCCAGACGCGGCGCATCCTCGAGGTGTTCTTGCGCGAGATCCCGGCGGAGAAGATCGCGCTGCACCTGCACGACACGCGCGGCACGGCGCTGGCCAACGTGCTGGTGGGCCTCGAGATGGGCATCACCACCTACGACTCGTCCGTAGGCGGCCTGGGCGGCTGCCCCTATGCGCCCGGCGCCGCGGGCAACCTGGCCACCGAGGATCTGGCCTACACGCTGTCGGGCATGGGCATCGAGACCGGCGTGGACCTCGAGAAGGTGTGGCGCGCCGGCCAAGTGGCCGAAGCCATCGTGGGCCGCGAGCTTCCCGGCAAGGTGCACAAGGCCGGCATCCGCTCGCTGGCGCACTGA
- a CDS encoding aminotransferase class IV — MPIVVSINGVIFAEDDAKVSVFDRGFLYGDSVFEVYRTYDGVPFAEAEHLLRLARSAERLLIPMPVSLAVLAHEAAEAHKASGNAESYLRLVITRGSGPLTYDLTTAKDPTRVIIAAPVPTIPAEHYTDGVAVRVMQVSRPTDDKQAAGVKASNYLANLLAVHEAKQTGAHEAIITGRGGEVLEGASSNIFIVKAGRLRTPRPESGILAGITRATVLEAAHAVGLPVDEEALFPADLYEADEVFITSSIREVVPVVKVDDRVIADGRPGPVVKQLHAAYRARIREHILADQRV; from the coding sequence ATGCCCATCGTCGTGTCGATCAACGGCGTCATCTTCGCGGAGGATGACGCCAAGGTCTCCGTCTTCGACCGCGGTTTCCTCTACGGCGACAGCGTGTTCGAGGTCTACCGCACCTACGACGGCGTGCCCTTCGCCGAAGCCGAGCACCTCTTGCGGCTCGCGCGCTCTGCCGAGCGCTTGCTCATCCCCATGCCGGTCTCGCTCGCCGTGCTCGCCCACGAGGCGGCCGAGGCGCACAAGGCGTCGGGCAACGCCGAGAGCTATCTGCGCCTGGTCATCACGCGCGGGAGCGGCCCGCTCACCTACGACCTCACCACCGCGAAGGATCCCACCCGGGTGATCATCGCCGCGCCCGTGCCCACCATCCCGGCGGAGCACTACACCGACGGGGTGGCCGTGCGGGTCATGCAGGTGTCACGTCCCACCGACGACAAGCAGGCGGCGGGCGTGAAGGCGTCCAACTACCTGGCCAACCTGCTGGCGGTGCACGAGGCCAAGCAGACGGGCGCGCACGAGGCGATCATCACCGGGCGCGGGGGCGAGGTGCTCGAGGGGGCCAGCTCCAACATCTTCATCGTGAAGGCGGGGCGGCTGCGCACCCCGCGGCCGGAGTCGGGCATCCTGGCGGGCATCACCCGCGCCACCGTCCTCGAAGCGGCGCACGCGGTGGGCCTCCCCGTGGACGAGGAGGCGTTGTTTCCCGCGGATCTTTATGAAGCGGACGAGGTCTTCATCACCAGCAGCATCCGCGAGGTGGTGCCCGTGGTGAAGGTGGACGACCGCGTCATCGCCGATGGGCGCCCAGGCCCTGTGGTGAAGCAGCTGCATGCCGCCTACCGTGCCCGGATTCGCGAGCACATCCTCGCGGATCAGCGCGTCTGA
- a CDS encoding cytochrome C oxidase subunit IV family protein, with protein sequence MSNAHTHDEHAGHDDHGDPCGDGYLVHAHITPVKTNLIVISILFVLTGLTVGVYFTDLGEANLAVALLIASVKATLVGTWFMHLKYEKAFNISFFLGALLFMSIFFGYTSNDTGWRGRVDGINGTQQDARTGAYAAGSAIGYEQGEFVAIPAAPGGHGEAEGTEHEAAAE encoded by the coding sequence ATGAGCAACGCACACACCCACGATGAGCACGCCGGGCACGATGACCATGGCGACCCCTGCGGCGACGGCTACCTCGTCCACGCCCACATCACCCCGGTGAAGACGAACCTGATCGTCATCAGCATCTTGTTCGTCCTCACTGGCCTCACGGTCGGCGTCTATTTCACGGACCTCGGCGAGGCCAACCTCGCGGTGGCCCTCTTGATCGCGTCCGTGAAGGCCACCCTGGTGGGCACGTGGTTCATGCACCTCAAGTACGAGAAGGCGTTCAACATCTCGTTCTTCCTCGGGGCGCTGCTCTTCATGTCCATCTTCTTCGGCTACACGTCCAACGACACTGGCTGGCGTGGCCGCGTGGACGGCATCAATGGCACCCAGCAGGATGCGCGCACGGGCGCCTACGCGGCGGGCAGCGCCATCGGCTACGAGCAGGGCGAGTTCGTCGCCATCCCGGCCGCTCCGGGTGGCCATGGCGAGGCCGAAGGCACTGAGCACGAGGCCGCCGCTGAGTAG
- a CDS encoding tetratricopeptide repeat protein translates to MDPQTPPERIPSVASGPDDFLYHLYRGSELLLSDRVVEAKGELEKALGLQPQDSKSQDLLAGVYFRLGLYPRAIEIWQQLVRSFPRDPTLRVNLSLALFKTGQADDALYHVHEALRIQPDHSKAWGYMGLIHWRRGQLEEARGAFLRGGQASMAQRMEQELERLGRGTGEYRVAPPQPEEEAALVDSLPGQPVVPEELPAIAERRRALEQAEALAVESTVRETLHDASALLGGPPVVPSLDTIVRQWTATFPTDNGIALGAQGELLLHAEQRLYVRELNLTAVRGALQSEPVARRALGADLQETLGGEQPIRRWQGPVSAVAHPREGERFVVLEVGAARLFVREDLVVAFEEGLQFESATLPLGAASGAFLQLSGAGRVALLLEKLPTGVAVQDDSVRLAPERLVGWTGRLFPSADGARLVFRGEGVVLVR, encoded by the coding sequence ATGGACCCGCAGACTCCCCCCGAGAGAATCCCGAGCGTCGCGTCCGGTCCAGACGACTTCCTGTACCACCTCTACCGCGGCAGCGAGCTGCTGCTGAGCGACCGGGTGGTGGAGGCCAAGGGCGAGCTCGAGAAGGCGCTGGGCCTGCAGCCGCAAGACTCGAAGAGCCAGGACCTCTTGGCGGGGGTCTACTTCCGCCTGGGGCTGTATCCGCGCGCCATCGAGATCTGGCAGCAGCTGGTGCGCTCGTTTCCTCGCGACCCCACGCTGCGCGTCAACCTGTCTCTGGCCTTGTTCAAGACCGGCCAAGCCGACGACGCGCTCTACCACGTGCACGAGGCGCTCCGCATTCAGCCCGACCACAGCAAGGCGTGGGGCTACATGGGGCTCATCCACTGGCGCCGTGGGCAGCTGGAAGAGGCGCGCGGTGCGTTCCTGCGCGGCGGCCAAGCGTCCATGGCGCAGCGCATGGAGCAAGAGCTCGAGCGCCTGGGTCGCGGCACCGGCGAGTACCGCGTGGCGCCCCCGCAGCCCGAGGAAGAGGCCGCGCTGGTGGACAGCCTGCCCGGCCAGCCCGTGGTGCCCGAGGAGCTCCCGGCCATTGCCGAGCGCCGGCGCGCGCTCGAGCAAGCGGAGGCGCTGGCGGTGGAGAGCACCGTGCGCGAGACGCTGCACGACGCGTCCGCGCTGCTGGGTGGGCCGCCCGTGGTGCCCAGCCTGGACACCATCGTTCGTCAATGGACGGCGACGTTCCCCACCGACAACGGCATCGCGCTGGGCGCGCAGGGTGAGCTGCTGCTGCACGCGGAGCAGCGCCTCTACGTGCGTGAGCTGAACCTGACCGCGGTGCGTGGCGCGCTGCAGTCGGAGCCCGTGGCCCGCCGCGCCCTCGGGGCAGACCTCCAAGAGACCCTCGGTGGCGAGCAGCCCATTCGCCGCTGGCAGGGGCCCGTCAGCGCCGTGGCGCACCCGCGCGAGGGTGAGCGCTTTGTGGTGCTGGAGGTGGGCGCGGCGCGGCTCTTCGTGCGCGAAGACCTGGTGGTGGCCTTCGAGGAGGGCCTGCAGTTCGAGAGCGCCACGCTGCCGCTCGGTGCGGCCAGCGGCGCCTTCTTGCAGCTCAGCGGAGCCGGGCGCGTGGCCCTGCTGCTCGAGAAGCTGCCCACCGGAGTGGCCGTGCAGGACGACAGCGTGCGTCTCGCGCCCGAGCGCCTGGTGGGCTGGACCGGGCGCTTGTTCCCGAGCGCGGATGGTGCGCGGTTGGTGTTTCGGGGCGAGGGCGTGGTGCTGGTGCGGTGA
- a CDS encoding cytochrome c oxidase subunit 3 family protein, which translates to MATDTHADHAHDDHGHHGPAYLAHHFDSPVQQFDAAKLGVWAFLAQEILFFSGLFVAYALYRTSHPEAFSVGSHLLDPIMGGINTCVLLISSFTAAMAVRYAQIGEQKRVTQMLVITILCAFGFMIIKYFEYTHKFHVGFLPGKYFLCPNFSLNAAGICTVPPDPHGLAELSDAVINASKAGVGSVVDGVAVNYPYHLRSFFGIYFVMTGVHGLHVLIGIGVMVWIILRNERGEFSKDFFTPVDLVALYWHLVDLIWIYLFPLLYLID; encoded by the coding sequence ATGGCAACCGACACACACGCCGATCACGCGCACGACGACCATGGTCACCATGGGCCGGCGTACCTCGCGCACCACTTCGACTCGCCCGTCCAGCAGTTCGATGCTGCCAAGCTGGGCGTCTGGGCCTTCCTGGCGCAGGAGATCCTGTTCTTCAGCGGTCTCTTCGTGGCCTACGCCCTCTACCGCACGTCGCACCCCGAGGCCTTCTCGGTGGGCTCGCACCTGCTGGACCCGATCATGGGCGGCATCAACACGTGCGTGCTGCTCATCTCGAGCTTCACGGCCGCCATGGCCGTGCGCTACGCGCAGATTGGCGAGCAGAAGCGCGTCACGCAGATGCTGGTCATCACCATCCTCTGCGCGTTCGGCTTCATGATCATCAAGTACTTCGAGTACACCCACAAGTTCCACGTGGGGTTCCTGCCCGGCAAGTACTTCCTCTGCCCCAACTTCAGCTTGAACGCTGCGGGCATCTGCACGGTGCCGCCGGACCCTCACGGCCTCGCAGAGCTCAGCGACGCGGTGATCAACGCGTCCAAGGCGGGCGTCGGCTCGGTGGTGGACGGCGTGGCCGTGAACTACCCGTACCATCTGCGCAGCTTCTTCGGCATCTACTTCGTGATGACGGGCGTGCACGGTCTCCACGTGCTCATCGGCATCGGCGTCATGGTGTGGATCATCCTGCGCAACGAGCGTGGCGAGTTCTCGAAGGACTTCTTCACGCCCGTGGACCTGGTCGCGCTGTACTGGCACTTGGTCGACCTCATCTGGATCTACCTCTTCCCGCTCCTCTACCTCATCGACTGA
- a CDS encoding DUF962 domain-containing protein — translation MAKRPQSLDEFWPYYLSEHRSAASRRLHFVGTAGFMTAMGVSAAMNPVRFPLAIAAALAIGKHGLGAEREARPLKHVAAMILLPTLAAPLTFPAGVVFAYACAWVGHFKIEGNRPATFQYPLMSAASDFRMWGHMAMGRLWSGDPLEELGLEEPLLHPADVQGEAAVAAE, via the coding sequence ATGGCAAAGCGACCCCAGAGCCTCGACGAATTCTGGCCCTACTACCTGTCCGAGCACCGCTCGGCGGCCTCACGCCGGCTGCACTTCGTGGGCACGGCCGGGTTCATGACGGCCATGGGCGTCAGCGCCGCCATGAACCCCGTGCGCTTCCCGCTCGCCATCGCGGCGGCCCTGGCCATCGGCAAGCACGGCCTCGGGGCCGAGCGCGAGGCGCGCCCGCTCAAGCACGTGGCCGCCATGATCCTGCTGCCCACGCTGGCCGCGCCCCTCACGTTCCCGGCGGGCGTGGTGTTCGCTTACGCCTGCGCTTGGGTCGGGCACTTCAAGATCGAGGGCAACCGCCCCGCCACGTTCCAGTACCCGCTCATGTCGGCCGCCAGCGACTTCCGCATGTGGGGCCACATGGCGATGGGGCGGCTGTGGTCGGGTGACCCGCTCGAGGAGCTGGGCTTGGAAGAGCCGCTGCTGCACCCGGCGGATGTGCAGGGCGAGGCTGCTGTCGCGGCGGAGTGA
- a CDS encoding phosphatase PAP2 family protein: MHQPDAYSPRGVREAASTALQNLALQDLAALAFHVYMLLRVSVAPHSNDRDMAIRYGVALLSATAAALLIARGEVLKPGPARSLLYRVGIFVPVVLSYFQMRFLLPALQPALVDRHLYALDQALFGTTPAIWFQQFNQLHIVEWVSFFYYSYFALMILCLIPPLFLDSGRRQIEMMIGGLAVATVGHFVYTLVPGKGPVATLDFEPLNGGFWWHQVEVTVASAGAQLDIFPSLHTAYPMFFALHAYGWRHTNPYRYVWFILAFFSANIVIATMFLRWHWFVDVVAGVMLAVLARQCGKLVAEREADRGCDGDERQPVWEPILRGRGRRSESDAE, encoded by the coding sequence ATGCATCAGCCCGACGCCTACAGCCCGCGCGGCGTTCGAGAAGCGGCCAGTACAGCCCTTCAGAACCTCGCGCTGCAAGATCTCGCCGCGCTCGCGTTCCACGTTTACATGTTGTTGCGTGTGTCCGTCGCGCCGCACAGCAACGACCGCGACATGGCCATCCGTTATGGGGTGGCGCTGCTCTCGGCCACGGCCGCCGCGCTGTTGATCGCCCGCGGCGAGGTGCTCAAGCCGGGCCCCGCGCGCTCGCTGCTCTATCGCGTGGGCATCTTCGTGCCGGTGGTCCTCTCGTACTTCCAGATGCGCTTCTTGCTGCCGGCGCTGCAGCCCGCGCTGGTGGACCGCCACCTCTACGCGCTCGACCAGGCCCTCTTCGGAACCACGCCCGCCATCTGGTTTCAGCAGTTCAACCAGCTCCACATCGTGGAGTGGGTGTCGTTCTTCTACTACAGCTACTTCGCGCTGATGATCCTGTGCCTCATCCCGCCGCTCTTCCTGGACTCCGGGCGACGCCAGATCGAGATGATGATCGGGGGCCTCGCGGTGGCCACGGTGGGCCACTTCGTCTACACGCTGGTCCCGGGCAAAGGCCCCGTGGCCACACTGGACTTCGAGCCTCTGAACGGCGGCTTCTGGTGGCACCAGGTCGAGGTGACCGTGGCCAGCGCCGGCGCGCAGCTGGACATCTTCCCGTCGCTTCACACGGCCTACCCCATGTTCTTCGCGCTGCACGCCTACGGCTGGCGGCACACCAATCCGTACCGCTACGTGTGGTTCATCCTCGCGTTCTTCTCGGCCAACATCGTCATCGCCACCATGTTCCTGCGCTGGCACTGGTTCGTGGACGTGGTGGCCGGCGTGATGCTGGCCGTCTTGGCGCGGCAGTGCGGCAAGCTGGTGGCCGAGCGCGAGGCGGACCGCGGCTGCGACGGCGACGAGCGCCAGCCGGTGTGGGAGCCCATCCTGCGGGGCCGCGGGCGCCGCAGCGAGTCCGACGCGGAGTAG